The proteins below come from a single Cannabis sativa cultivar Pink pepper isolate KNU-18-1 chromosome 3, ASM2916894v1, whole genome shotgun sequence genomic window:
- the LOC133035439 gene encoding uncharacterized protein LOC133035439: MLTVFFWYIFFQATGSEPQPSAPSSSGVRGAEYTDLVARLDRIEADTQGLYAAHVELKKAYETSHVELKGGQNVIMEQLRDILAMLNRPPTTTSAPEAPADPSTPPPAASPPVEEEEVFPDGYDPYEGAPATPIDTGVIHVHDIESQGEILSIEAQPTEVKSRKRNPPVWFSDYTEMKRRHRPSSTFDSLEPPDEKLLVTFRKWCVGLIPNHRLHDLRSGDYGPSFFWKLLTPKEWLTDDHIDAAMHMLRRRRTDYPLTFPQKGIILSTFVTTMISSAWTNHRGPRRNFVWEDYILDYCKGVNKVLF; encoded by the exons atgcttaccgtatttttttggtatatattttttcaggccactggttcagaacctcagcccagtgcaccatcttcatcaggcgttcgtggtgccgagtacactgatttagtggctaggttggataggatcgaggctgacactcagggtctgtatgctgctcatgtcgagctgaagaaggcatacgagaccagccatgtagagctgaagggtggtcagaacgtaattatggagcagctcagagacatattggccatgttgaatcgtccgccaaCGACAACTTCAGCACCGGAGGCCCCAGCAGATCCATCTACCCCACCACCAGCTGCATCACCCCCAGTAGAAGAGGAGGAGGTCTTCCCTGACGGGTACGATCCTTATGAGGGAGCTCCAGCGACTCCCATCGATACAGGTGttatccatgtacatgacaTCGAGTCGCAGGGTGAGATTCTGTCGATAGAGGCACAACCTACAGAGGTTAAGAGTCGGAAGAGAAATCCTCCTGTATGGTTCAGTGACTACACGGAGATGAAGAGGAGACATAGGCCATCTTCGACGTTTGATTCCCTGGAGCCACCGGATGAGAAATTGTTAGTTACTTTCCGAAAGTGGTGTGTTGGACTCATTCCGAACCACCGACTTCAcgatttgagaagtggtgattacggtccaTCATTCTTTTGGAAGCTGCTCACACCAAAGGAATGGCTTAcagatgac CATATAGATGCAGCAATGCATATGCTGAGGAGGCGACGCACCGACTATCCACTGACATTTCCTCAGAAGGGTATCATTCTCTCCACATTCGTGACCACCATGATCAGCAGTGCATGGACGAACCACAGGGGTCCGAGGAGAAACTTTGTGTGGGAGGATTATATCCTGGACTACTGCAAAGGGGTTAataaggtattgttttag